The genomic window TAGAAGTTGAGGCCGAGCAGAACCTTGTCCTCAGCCTTTTCACCCGCCTTCAGCCATTCCGAGCCGTCCTGCTTCTTTACAGGGCCGGTGAAGGGGTGCAACTCGCCCGACTTGATCTTGGCTTCGGTGTCCTCGGCCATCTTCTTCACGTCATCAGGCATGTTGGTGTAAGGCGCCATGGTCAGGATGCCGTCCTTCAGGCCGTCCCAGACGGATTCGGATTTCCAGGTGCCGTCGAGCAGGGCCTGCGTGCGCTTGATGTAATAGGCGCCCCAGGTGTCCTTGATGGCGGTCAGCTGCGTCTGCGGACCGGCGGCGATCATGTCGGAAGCCTGACCGAAGGCCTTGATGCCGCGTTCGGCCGCAACCTGCATCGGAGCCGTCGTGTCGGTGTGCTGTGTCAGGATATCGACGCCCTGGTCGATCAGCGCCTTGGCGGCATCGGCTTCCTTGCCGGGGTCGAACCAGGTGTTGGCCCAGACGACCTTGACCTTGAACTCAGGGTTGACGGACTGCGCGCCGAGCACGAAGGCGTCGATGCCCATCACCACTTCCGGGATCGGGAAGGAGGCAATGTAACCGGCAACACCCTTCTTGGACATCTTCGCGGCGATCTGGCCCTGAATGTAACGGCCTTCATAGAAACGCGAATTGTAGGTCGCAACGTTGTCGGCCGTCTTGAAGCCGGTGGCGTGTTCAAACTTCACCTTGGGGAACTTCTGGGCGACCTTCACCGTCGCATCCATGAAGCCGAAGGAGGTGGTGTAAACCAGCTCACAGCCGGAGCGGGCCATGCGCTCGATGGCGCGTTCGGCATCCGGGCCTTCCGGAACGCTTTCGAGGAACGGCGTTTCGATCTTGTCACCGAAATGCTTCTGCAGTTCCTGACGACCGATATCATGCGCCTGGGTCCAGCCGCCGTCGGTCTTTGAACCGACATAGATGAAGCAGACCTTCTTGGCGTCCGCGGCCTCGACTGAGGAAACGACGCCGCCGAGCGCCGCGATGGAAGCGGCAAGTGCGATGACCAGTTTTTTCATTTTTACCCCTGTTGGTTTGGAGAACGAATTCAGCGATCCGGCACGAAGGATTTGCCCAAAGATGCCGGCGTGTTGATCAAGGTCGTGCGGCGATTATGCGAGATGATGATCAGCACGACAATAGTAGCGAGATAGGGCAGCGCCGAAAGCAGTTGCGACGGCACACCGATGCCGAATGCCTGCGCGTGCAGCTGCCCTATGGTGACCGCGCCGAACAGATAACCGCCCGCCAGCAGGCGCCATGGACGCCAGGACGCGAAGACGACGAGCGCAAGCGCAATCCAGCCCCGCCCCGCCGCCATGTTTTCCACCCATTGCGGCGTATAGACCAGCGACAGCTGGGCGCCAGCAAGACCCGCGCAGGCGCCGCCGAACATGACGGCCAGATAACGCGTGCGGATGACGTTGATGCCCAGCGCATGGGCGGAACCGTGGTTGTCGCCGATCGCACGGATTTTGAGGCCCGCGCGGCTTTTGAACAGAAACCAGCCGATGCCGGAAACCAGCGCGATGGACATGTAGAAGATCAGGTCCTGCCGGAACAGCAAGGGGCCGAAGAAGGGAATTTCCGACAGGATCGGAAAGACGATAGGCTGCAGCTTGATGCCCGGCAGGCCGACGAAGCTTTCGCCCAGCATGCCGGAGACGCCAAGGCCCAGAATGGTGAGCGCAAGGCCCGTCGCCACCTGGTTTGTCACCAGCGTCAGCGTCAAGAAGCCGAACAGCAGCGAAAAAACCGCTCCAGAGGCGATTCCGGCCAGAATGCCGAGATAGGGCGACCCCGTGATATGGGCGGTCGCAAAAGCGCAGACCGCGCCCATGATCATCATGCCCTCGACGCCGAGATTGAGCACGCCCGAACGCTCCACCACCAACTCGCCGGAAGCGGCGATGACCAGCGGTGTGGCGGCGGTGATGACGGTGAGGAGAATGGCCTGAAGCATATCCATCATGCCGCTCCTTCTTTTTGATGCGCCCTGCCGGCAAAAACGACCCTGATGCGATAAAAAATCAGCGTATCGCAGGACAGAACGAAGAACAGCATCAGCCCCTGAAACACGCGGGTCACCTTGTCAGACACCCCGATGGAAAGCTGTGCCGCCTCGCCTCCGAGATAGGTCAGCGCCAACACCAACCCGGAGAGAATGATGCCGAGCGGATTGAGACGACCGAGAAAGGCGACGATGATGGCGGTAAAGCCGTAACCCGGCGAAATGCTGGGCTGGAGATGGCCGATGGAACCGGAGGCCTCCGATATGCCCGCAAGGCCCGCCAGCGCGCCTGATAGCAGCAGCGAAAACCACACCATGCGGCTCGACGAAAAACCGGCGAAGCGCCCTGCCCGCGCCGATTGGCCAAGCACGGTGACTTCGAAGCCCTTCAGCATGTAGCGCATCATGAACCACAGCGCGATGGCCGCGATGATGGCGAACACGAAACCCCAATGCGCCCGGCCGGAAGCCAGCATTTCCGGCAACACGGCGCTGTCATTGAAGGGCTTGGTCTGCGGGAAGTTGTAGCCGCCGGGATCGCGCCAGATGCCGCGTGTCAGCCAGTCGAGAAAAAGCTGCGCGACATAGACCAGCATCAGGCTGACGAGAATTTCATTGGTGTTGAACTTCGTCTTCAACAGCGCCGGGATGCCCGCGTAAAGCGCGCCGCCTATGGCGCCCATCACCATCATCAGCGGCAGGATGAGCGGCGAATGCCAGTCGGGATAAAGCACCGGCAGGATGGAACCGGTGATCGCGCCGATGGTGAATTGCCCCTCCGCGCCGATATTCCAGTTATTGGAGCGATAACAGATCGACAGGCCGACGCCGATCAGGATCAGCGGTGCGGCCTTGATTGCCAGCTCATGCAGCGACCAGACTTCAAGCAAGGGTTCCACGAAAAAGGCGTAAAGCGCATCGAGCGGGTTCTTGCCGAGCATGGCGAACATGACGGCACCGACGAGCAGCGTCAAAACCAGCGCCAGAAGCGGCGAAAGCAGGGTGAAAAGCTTCGACACCCCTGCCCGTTTTTCAAGCTCAATGCGCATGCTGGGCGGCTCCTGACTGTGTGTGGATGCCGCCCATCAGCAGGCCGATCTTTTCAAGCGTCATCTCTTCCACCGGATGGGCCTCGGAAAGCTTGCCATCGGAAATGACCGCGATATTGGTGGCGACCTCGAAGATTTCATCGAGGTCCTGGCTGATGACGATAACTGCCGAGCCTGCCCTGGCAAGATCGACCAGCGCCTGGCGAATGCGGCTTGCGGCACCTGCATCAACGCCCCAGGTCGGCTGGTTGACGACAAGTACGGAAGGCTGCCGATCAAGCTCGCGCCCGACGATGAATTTCTGCAGGTTGCCGCCCGAAAGCGAACCCGCCTGCGGGTCCGCGCCGCTCTTGCGCACATCCATGGTTTCCGAGATGCGCCGCGCCGCCGCCTTGATGGCCGAGCCACGGATGACACGCAGAAAACCGCCGGTCAGAAATGCCTTGCGGTCGGAACGTGCCCGCGCCAGCAGCAGATTGTCGGAAAGGCTCATGCCGGGAACAGCGGCATGACCGTGGCGCTCCTCCGGCACGAAACCCGCGCCCATCAGCCGGCGGCCATTGATGCCGATACGGCCGACCGGCTTGCCGCGCAGATGGATGGCATCATTATTATAGACGGGATATTCGCCTG from Agrobacterium tumefaciens includes these protein-coding regions:
- a CDS encoding ABC transporter permease yields the protein MDMLQAILLTVITAATPLVIAASGELVVERSGVLNLGVEGMMIMGAVCAFATAHITGSPYLGILAGIASGAVFSLLFGFLTLTLVTNQVATGLALTILGLGVSGMLGESFVGLPGIKLQPIVFPILSEIPFFGPLLFRQDLIFYMSIALVSGIGWFLFKSRAGLKIRAIGDNHGSAHALGINVIRTRYLAVMFGGACAGLAGAQLSLVYTPQWVENMAAGRGWIALALVVFASWRPWRLLAGGYLFGAVTIGQLHAQAFGIGVPSQLLSALPYLATIVVLIIISHNRRTTLINTPASLGKSFVPDR
- a CDS encoding BMP family ABC transporter substrate-binding protein; its protein translation is MKKLVIALAASIAALGGVVSSVEAADAKKVCFIYVGSKTDGGWTQAHDIGRQELQKHFGDKIETPFLESVPEGPDAERAIERMARSGCELVYTTSFGFMDATVKVAQKFPKVKFEHATGFKTADNVATYNSRFYEGRYIQGQIAAKMSKKGVAGYIASFPIPEVVMGIDAFVLGAQSVNPEFKVKVVWANTWFDPGKEADAAKALIDQGVDILTQHTDTTAPMQVAAERGIKAFGQASDMIAAGPQTQLTAIKDTWGAYYIKRTQALLDGTWKSESVWDGLKDGILTMAPYTNMPDDVKKMAEDTEAKIKSGELHPFTGPVKKQDGSEWLKAGEKAEDKVLLGLNFYVAGVDDKLPQ
- a CDS encoding ABC transporter permease, whose amino-acid sequence is MRIELEKRAGVSKLFTLLSPLLALVLTLLVGAVMFAMLGKNPLDALYAFFVEPLLEVWSLHELAIKAAPLILIGVGLSICYRSNNWNIGAEGQFTIGAITGSILPVLYPDWHSPLILPLMMVMGAIGGALYAGIPALLKTKFNTNEILVSLMLVYVAQLFLDWLTRGIWRDPGGYNFPQTKPFNDSAVLPEMLASGRAHWGFVFAIIAAIALWFMMRYMLKGFEVTVLGQSARAGRFAGFSSSRMVWFSLLLSGALAGLAGISEASGSIGHLQPSISPGYGFTAIIVAFLGRLNPLGIILSGLVLALTYLGGEAAQLSIGVSDKVTRVFQGLMLFFVLSCDTLIFYRIRVVFAGRAHQKEGAA